The Nitrospiraceae bacterium genome window below encodes:
- a CDS encoding GspE/PulE family protein encodes MQTKPLSGLSDSTLKNGFAENVKRLSTQIQAATDIDQILLDLHHDILSCFDAEDLTLFVVDAEKKEIFSKIPHLDSVQEVRTPITETSLAGFCAKYLRPVNVADAYNQAELALVHPALAHDTSYDKKTGFKTKQVLTYPIVAENKYLMGVIQLLNKKSGGRFTRKDEESAAEIAKALGTAFYGLRKTSKKAPTKFDYLLSNNKISQQDLDQAIAEARKNATDLEAMLIDKFKVPKADLGKSLAQFHKCPYIEYSERTIVDVELLKNLNVDYLKKNHWMPLKRDRAAIEILTDDPGDLDRVQDIKRTFPGLNIRFAVSLRRDITQFLSSATGTPEATSKLNENVSDILGELVNESQLEAAEDAATAGMDENDSAIVRLANQIIADAFRMNTSDIHIEPYGERRDTLVRFRVDGECFEYMKIPPSYRRAIVSRLKIMASLDIAERRKPQDGKIKFKIGENKEIELRVATIPTAGYNEDVVMRILAASEPLPLDKMGFSDRNLREIKSIAEKPYGIILCVGPTGSGKTTTLHSVLGHINTPDIKIWTAEDPVEITQYGLRQVQVHPKIGFTFAAAMRAFLRADPDVIMVGEMRDKETADTGIEASLTGHLVLSTLHTNSAVETITRLLDMGCDSFSFADAMLGVLAQRLARRICKECKEAYQPTKEEYEELRQGYGPDYWDKLGVKFDGAFKLYRGKGCETCNRTGLKGRVALHELLLGTDPMKRLIQNKARTEEMLKLAMEEGMTTLVQDGINKVLQGHTTYKEVKAVAIK; translated from the coding sequence ATGCAGACAAAGCCGCTGTCCGGATTGAGCGATTCCACCCTGAAAAACGGGTTTGCCGAGAACGTCAAACGCCTCTCCACGCAAATCCAGGCCGCCACCGATATCGACCAGATCCTCCTCGACCTCCATCACGACATCCTCAGCTGCTTTGACGCCGAGGACCTGACACTGTTCGTCGTGGATGCCGAGAAGAAAGAGATCTTCTCGAAGATTCCTCATCTCGACAGTGTCCAGGAAGTCCGCACTCCGATTACCGAGACGAGCCTGGCAGGTTTTTGCGCCAAGTATCTCCGCCCGGTCAATGTGGCCGACGCATACAACCAGGCTGAATTGGCCCTGGTCCACCCCGCATTGGCCCACGACACAAGCTACGACAAAAAGACCGGATTCAAGACCAAGCAGGTCCTCACCTACCCGATCGTCGCCGAGAACAAATACTTGATGGGCGTGATCCAACTGCTGAACAAGAAAAGCGGCGGCCGTTTCACACGAAAGGATGAGGAATCGGCCGCGGAGATCGCCAAGGCCTTGGGCACGGCATTCTACGGCCTGCGCAAGACCTCGAAGAAGGCTCCCACCAAATTCGACTACCTCCTCTCGAACAACAAGATCTCGCAGCAGGACTTGGACCAGGCGATTGCCGAGGCGAGAAAAAACGCAACGGATCTGGAGGCGATGCTCATCGACAAATTCAAGGTCCCGAAGGCCGACCTTGGAAAATCGCTAGCGCAATTCCACAAGTGTCCATACATCGAGTACAGCGAGCGCACGATCGTCGACGTGGAATTGCTCAAGAACCTGAACGTCGACTACCTGAAAAAGAATCACTGGATGCCGCTGAAACGGGACCGCGCGGCCATCGAAATCCTCACCGACGATCCGGGTGACCTGGATCGCGTCCAGGACATCAAACGGACGTTTCCCGGGCTCAACATCCGGTTCGCCGTCAGCCTGCGTCGCGACATCACCCAATTCCTCTCCAGCGCCACCGGCACCCCGGAAGCTACCTCGAAGCTCAACGAGAATGTCTCCGACATCTTGGGTGAATTGGTCAACGAATCTCAGCTGGAAGCGGCGGAAGACGCGGCCACGGCCGGGATGGACGAGAACGACAGCGCCATCGTCCGGCTCGCCAACCAAATCATCGCCGACGCGTTCCGCATGAACACGTCCGACATCCACATCGAGCCCTACGGCGAGAGGCGGGATACGTTGGTACGCTTCCGGGTCGACGGTGAGTGTTTCGAGTACATGAAGATTCCGCCCAGTTACCGTCGCGCCATCGTGTCGCGCCTGAAGATCATGGCAAGCCTCGACATCGCGGAACGGCGGAAACCCCAGGACGGCAAGATCAAATTCAAGATCGGCGAAAACAAAGAAATCGAGCTTCGCGTGGCGACGATCCCCACCGCCGGCTACAACGAAGACGTGGTCATGCGTATTCTGGCCGCGAGCGAGCCCCTGCCGTTGGACAAGATGGGCTTCTCTGACCGCAACCTGCGCGAAATCAAGAGCATCGCCGAAAAGCCGTACGGCATTATTCTCTGCGTCGGTCCGACCGGTTCCGGTAAAACGACGACCCTGCACTCGGTCCTCGGGCACATCAATACTCCCGACATCAAGATCTGGACCGCCGAGGACCCGGTCGAAATCACGCAATACGGCCTCCGCCAGGTGCAGGTCCATCCCAAGATCGGCTTTACCTTCGCCGCCGCGATGCGGGCGTTCCTCCGGGCCGACCCGGACGTGATCATGGTCGGCGAAATGCGAGACAAAGAAACCGCTGACACCGGCATCGAGGCCTCACTCACCGGCCACTTGGTGCTGAGCACTCTCCACACCAACAGCGCCGTGGAAACGATTACACGCTTGCTGGACATGGGTTGCGACTCGTTCAGTTTCGCCGACGCGATGTTGGGAGTCCTCGCGCAACGGTTGGCGCGCCGCATATGCAAAGAGTGTAAGGAGGCCTACCAGCCCACCAAGGAAGAATACGAGGAACTGCGGCAGGGCTATGGCCCGGACTACTGGGATAAACTTGGCGTGAAGTTCGACGGCGCCTTCAAGCTTTACCGCGGCAAGGGCTGCGAAACCTGCAACCGTACGGGACTGAAGGGCCGCGTCGCGCTGCATGAGCTACTGTTGGGCACCGACCCCATGAAGCGGCTTATCCAGAACAAGGCCAGGACCGAGGAGATGCTGAAACTCGCCATGGAAGAAGGGATGACGACCCTGGTGCAGGACGGCATAAATAAAGTGCTGCAGGGCCACACGACCTACAAGGAAGTGAAGGCCGTCGCCATCAAGTAG
- a CDS encoding tetratricopeptide repeat protein — MTGGSPYRFVLFAWLAVGLWSGCAGSPPPPTPSAAPPPGPLASQLQALRAEGDRWLLRGELARAEESFQAARRTAESLDDRSSLTLVLNDLGRIAMERGLTAEARDRHRYAVQLSEQLGDSSLLLESLASLGAAEQMAGRLTEAEQRYDQALELSRRAGDRSAEAVLLNNVGLLYRAKGDLTQAEDYFRRALDLNHAQGQAEAEASNHVNLGLLAEAKDEFDRAQQEYERALELDRAAERRSAIAGDLLRLARLAVLRGFPDRGAVYAERAYRGYLAQDDMKQAEAALRQAVECAARSGRKDEVARLESEWAGRANPRPVP, encoded by the coding sequence ATGACGGGAGGATCGCCATATCGGTTCGTATTGTTCGCATGGCTGGCCGTCGGGCTCTGGTCGGGCTGTGCCGGTTCCCCGCCGCCACCGACTCCTTCCGCAGCGCCGCCGCCAGGGCCGCTGGCGTCGCAACTCCAAGCCCTGCGCGCGGAGGGCGATCGCTGGTTGCTGCGTGGGGAACTGGCGCGCGCGGAGGAATCGTTTCAGGCTGCCCGGCGCACGGCTGAAAGTCTCGATGACAGAAGCAGTTTGACGCTGGTCCTGAACGATCTTGGGCGCATAGCGATGGAACGGGGCTTGACGGCAGAGGCTCGCGATCGGCATCGGTATGCCGTGCAATTGTCTGAGCAGCTGGGGGATTCGTCTCTACTCCTGGAAAGCCTGGCCTCCTTGGGAGCGGCAGAACAGATGGCAGGCCGGTTGACGGAAGCGGAGCAACGGTATGATCAGGCGCTGGAGCTGTCACGTCGTGCCGGCGACCGCAGTGCAGAGGCCGTCCTCCTCAACAACGTGGGGCTCCTCTACCGGGCCAAAGGCGATCTGACGCAGGCGGAAGACTACTTTCGCCGGGCGTTGGACCTCAATCATGCCCAGGGACAGGCTGAGGCCGAGGCCAGTAACCATGTGAATCTGGGATTGCTTGCGGAGGCGAAAGATGAATTCGATCGAGCTCAACAGGAATACGAGCGTGCTCTGGAGCTCGATCGGGCGGCCGAGCGACGTTCGGCGATTGCGGGGGACTTGCTGCGGCTTGCCCGTCTTGCGGTGCTGCGGGGATTTCCCGATCGAGGGGCCGTCTATGCCGAACGGGCCTATCGCGGCTATTTGGCGCAAGACGACATGAAGCAGGCTGAAGCGGCGTTGCGCCAGGCGGTCGAGTGCGCCGCTCGATCCGGACGGAAAGACGAGGTCGCGCGGCTGGAGTCGGAGTGGGCGGGGAGAGCGAATCCCCGGCCGGTCCCCTGA
- a CDS encoding MCE family protein codes for MKMHYSHQLSSSRIAQIVGTFVVIPLVILIVAGFLMSKVEHLFEAKYQLQASLSKSYGLEPGAPVVVSGIPIGRVERVDLNERGTVNLHLLLRTRYQGMVKENSELSVTKSGVVVGQTQVDIAMGTESSPVLQDGATIRAVEPKDIGDLINEVQPVLAAVKQTLLRVETMTQDLQGSLKAGGKALEQVALATQELPTVMASVQRTVASVEQASTALPNMTNSIQRTLGVVDRMTLDVRQSTGKLPAIIESTQETLRSVRQLSDSVRDLSQELVPVVQTAQTTLSDMSLLVRGAKQTFPFNRFAQNAGPAPSAPAVPPAGAMKSLRGDQLHR; via the coding sequence ATGAAGATGCACTATTCTCATCAGCTCTCCAGCAGCCGAATTGCCCAGATCGTGGGGACATTCGTGGTAATCCCGCTGGTGATCCTGATCGTCGCAGGATTTCTCATGTCAAAGGTGGAACATTTGTTCGAGGCGAAGTACCAGCTACAGGCCAGTCTCAGCAAGTCGTATGGGCTCGAACCGGGCGCTCCTGTGGTCGTGTCGGGGATTCCGATCGGGCGGGTGGAACGGGTGGATTTGAATGAACGTGGGACGGTCAATCTTCACCTGCTTCTGCGGACCCGCTACCAAGGCATGGTGAAGGAGAACTCGGAGTTGTCCGTGACCAAGAGCGGCGTGGTCGTAGGCCAAACTCAGGTCGACATCGCGATGGGAACGGAAAGCAGTCCCGTATTGCAGGATGGGGCAACGATCAGGGCCGTCGAACCAAAGGACATTGGCGATTTGATCAATGAAGTGCAGCCGGTGCTGGCTGCGGTGAAGCAGACTCTCCTGAGGGTCGAAACCATGACGCAGGATCTTCAAGGCAGCCTCAAGGCGGGAGGCAAAGCGCTCGAACAGGTTGCCTTGGCCACGCAAGAGTTGCCGACCGTCATGGCGTCTGTTCAGCGGACGGTGGCGTCGGTGGAGCAGGCATCGACAGCCTTGCCGAACATGACGAACTCAATTCAGCGGACGTTAGGAGTGGTCGATCGCATGACGCTGGACGTGCGGCAAAGTACGGGCAAGCTTCCTGCCATTATCGAGAGCACTCAGGAGACCCTGCGCAGCGTCCGCCAACTTTCCGATTCGGTGCGGGACTTGAGTCAGGAATTGGTACCGGTCGTGCAGACTGCCCAAACGACGCTGAGCGATATGTCGCTTCTGGTTCGCGGCGCCAAACAGACCTTTCCGTTCAACCGCTTTGCCCAAAATGCCGGGCCGGCGCCGTCGGCTCCGGCGGTGCCGCCGGCCGGCGCGATGAAGAGTCTTCGAGGAGATCAGCTCCACCGATGA
- a CDS encoding ATP-binding cassette domain-containing protein, giving the protein MSGEAVIFERVRATLADRPFSLELDWRVGAGEWVVLVGPSGAGKSIILGLAAGLLEPDEGGVLVLGKSWTAGSEEQLTALRLRVGAALQPPGLLSNMTLFNNVALPLRYHRSSWTAADIERTVTKHLERMDLVSARDRFPAQLNVGEIRRAAIVRALVSDPDVLLLDDPVEGLDVELLSTVRSYLEKARAAKPLAVLMTLRAWSSLAEAADRVTAVRDGRIVLDGPIETVRAAADPDLRRYVE; this is encoded by the coding sequence ATGAGCGGCGAGGCGGTGATCTTCGAGCGGGTTCGGGCGACGTTGGCCGATCGTCCTTTCTCCCTCGAACTAGATTGGCGAGTCGGCGCCGGTGAATGGGTGGTGTTGGTGGGGCCCAGTGGGGCCGGCAAGAGCATCATCCTCGGGTTAGCGGCCGGGCTGCTGGAGCCGGACGAGGGGGGCGTGCTGGTGCTGGGAAAATCTTGGACTGCCGGTTCGGAGGAGCAACTGACGGCGTTGCGACTCCGTGTCGGCGCGGCATTGCAGCCGCCGGGGCTCTTGAGCAATATGACCCTGTTCAACAATGTCGCCTTGCCCTTGCGGTATCACCGATCGTCTTGGACCGCCGCGGATATCGAGCGGACGGTGACAAAGCATCTGGAGCGCATGGACCTTGTATCGGCGCGGGATCGTTTTCCGGCCCAGCTGAACGTGGGGGAGATCAGGCGGGCTGCTATCGTGCGGGCGCTGGTGTCGGATCCCGATGTCCTCCTGCTCGACGATCCAGTGGAAGGGTTGGATGTGGAGTTGCTATCCACCGTGCGGTCGTATCTCGAGAAGGCCAGAGCGGCCAAGCCATTGGCTGTGCTCATGACCCTGCGTGCCTGGTCGTCCTTGGCTGAGGCCGCCGATCGGGTGACGGCGGTTCGGGATGGGCGAATCGTGCTGGATGGGCCTATCGAAACGGTGCGCGCGGCCGCCGATCCCGACCTCCGACGGTATGTGGAGTAA
- a CDS encoding ABC transporter permease, with product MLEWIGSKTIAAYAYLAALATLCSQAVIDLVVPARHGRSETLRVITRQILFTGVDALPVTSIIALLVGILIITQAGTQLPLLGAGGLIGSIIVLTVIRELGPLLTAFIVVGRSGTAIATELGNMSVNREVTALRLMGIPISRFVIMPRMVGMVVSMICLTLYFDVVAILGGYLVAKVKLTVPFPAFIDGVFRALSMTDVIVTASKGLLFGAAVAAICCHHGLSVQSSFTEVPQQTTRAMINSFVICLIADVVITVPLYL from the coding sequence ATGCTCGAATGGATCGGGTCCAAAACCATCGCGGCCTATGCCTATCTGGCTGCTCTCGCCACGCTCTGTTCCCAGGCCGTCATCGATCTAGTCGTTCCCGCCAGACACGGACGCAGTGAGACGCTGCGGGTCATCACCAGGCAAATTCTGTTCACAGGGGTCGACGCGTTGCCTGTGACAAGCATCATCGCGCTGCTCGTCGGCATCCTCATCATCACCCAGGCCGGGACGCAACTCCCGTTGTTGGGAGCCGGAGGACTGATCGGCAGCATTATCGTGCTCACAGTCATACGTGAGCTCGGTCCGCTCCTGACGGCCTTCATCGTGGTCGGGCGCTCCGGCACCGCGATTGCGACGGAATTGGGGAACATGTCCGTCAACCGCGAGGTGACGGCGCTGCGGCTCATGGGAATTCCGATCAGCCGTTTCGTGATCATGCCGCGCATGGTAGGAATGGTCGTGTCGATGATCTGTCTGACGTTGTATTTCGACGTCGTCGCGATCCTGGGGGGGTATCTCGTGGCCAAGGTCAAATTAACCGTGCCCTTCCCGGCCTTTATCGACGGCGTCTTCAGGGCCTTGTCGATGACTGATGTGATCGTGACCGCATCCAAAGGCCTCTTGTTCGGGGCCGCGGTCGCGGCGATCTGCTGCCACCATGGGCTCTCGGTTCAGTCGTCGTTTACGGAAGTGCCGCAACAGACGACCAGGGCGATGATCAACTCGTTTGTGATCTGTCTCATTGCGGATGTGGTCATTACGGTGCCGCTGTACCTATGA
- a CDS encoding PilZ domain-containing protein, with protein sequence MLEDAKELRKSRRIQVGCRLFFFGEEDFEGEAEVLDLSFTGCMAKSETPLEPGLLMKLSLFLPDGHEWPVRIDEAIVRWARGGEFGVQFVKLRPPQLQRIQQYLIKTKPLAAS encoded by the coding sequence TTGTTGGAAGACGCGAAAGAACTCAGGAAGTCTCGGCGTATCCAGGTGGGATGTCGACTGTTCTTTTTCGGCGAAGAGGACTTCGAAGGCGAAGCCGAGGTGCTCGACCTGTCGTTCACCGGCTGTATGGCCAAGTCAGAAACGCCCCTGGAACCAGGACTGCTGATGAAACTGTCGCTCTTCTTGCCAGACGGACACGAATGGCCGGTCCGTATTGATGAAGCGATCGTCCGTTGGGCTCGTGGCGGTGAGTTCGGGGTCCAGTTCGTCAAGCTTCGGCCGCCGCAACTGCAGCGTATCCAGCAGTACCTCATCAAGACCAAGCCTCTCGCCGCTTCCTAG
- a CDS encoding PilZ domain-containing protein, with the protein MSHSDYSESKRIELRQHQRRRVPPTCLLSFSRFALSISFSGDAEGEGAVINLSSKGCKVESEASVKVGDAMSLIILLPGQPAPASIDLALVRWAKGDCFGLEFISITPADAKRLQEFLVSADPHDR; encoded by the coding sequence ATGAGCCATTCCGACTACTCTGAATCCAAACGAATCGAACTGCGTCAGCACCAGCGGCGGCGGGTCCCGCCGACCTGCCTGTTGTCTTTTTCACGATTCGCATTGTCCATCTCCTTCAGCGGCGATGCGGAGGGAGAGGGGGCCGTCATCAACCTGTCTTCGAAGGGCTGCAAGGTTGAAAGCGAGGCGAGCGTCAAGGTGGGTGACGCGATGTCGCTCATTATTCTCCTTCCGGGTCAGCCGGCTCCGGCCAGTATAGACCTGGCGTTGGTGCGATGGGCGAAGGGGGATTGTTTCGGATTGGAGTTCATTTCCATTACGCCCGCCGATGCCAAGCGGCTCCAGGAATTCCTTGTCTCGGCGGACCCGCACGATCGATGA
- the lpxL gene encoding LpxL/LpxP family Kdo(2)-lipid IV(A) lauroyl/palmitoleoyl acyltransferase, with the protein MSSTTRRPRRKQPQNLVHPFYWPTRLGLALFRALTLLPAPWQLALGRQCGRLVRCLLPSRRAIVQANLDACFPAWPAEERDRVNLHCFESMGMGIMETAQAWWSADPRRHSECTITGMEYLRAALAQGRGVLLLGGHLHTAELAGRFMALEQPLAIVYRPQNNAVAESTAHHSRSRYYSELIHHRDMRAILRVLAENRVVWYAPDIDAGTKRSVFAPFFGVQAASLTSTARLAELSGAAVVPCFYYRRERQGGYDIVVSPALDSFPSGDPGQDAARINLVIETAVRRAPEQYFWQHRRFKSRPEGAPRIYC; encoded by the coding sequence ATGTCCAGCACAACGCGACGCCCCAGGCGTAAACAGCCACAAAATCTGGTTCACCCTTTCTATTGGCCCACCAGGCTGGGCCTCGCGTTGTTTCGTGCCCTGACCCTGCTTCCCGCACCTTGGCAATTGGCGTTGGGGCGTCAGTGCGGCCGCTTGGTCCGTTGCCTGCTTCCTTCCCGAAGGGCCATTGTTCAGGCGAATTTGGACGCCTGCTTTCCTGCTTGGCCTGCAGAAGAACGCGACCGCGTCAATCTCCATTGTTTCGAGTCCATGGGCATGGGGATAATGGAGACGGCGCAGGCCTGGTGGAGCGCCGATCCTCGACGGCACAGCGAGTGCACCATTACGGGGATGGAATACCTTCGAGCGGCGCTGGCCCAAGGACGCGGCGTCCTGCTGCTCGGTGGACATCTGCATACGGCGGAGTTGGCGGGACGATTCATGGCGTTGGAGCAGCCGCTGGCAATCGTCTACCGCCCGCAGAACAACGCGGTGGCGGAATCCACCGCGCACCACTCCCGCAGCCGCTACTACAGCGAATTGATTCATCACCGGGACATGCGCGCCATCCTGCGTGTGTTGGCCGAAAATCGTGTGGTCTGGTATGCGCCCGATATCGATGCGGGCACCAAGCGCAGCGTCTTTGCGCCGTTCTTCGGCGTACAGGCTGCCTCCCTGACGTCGACGGCTCGTCTCGCGGAGTTGAGCGGGGCGGCCGTGGTGCCGTGCTTCTATTACCGGCGAGAGCGCCAGGGTGGCTATGATATCGTCGTCAGCCCGGCCCTGGACTCCTTTCCTTCGGGCGATCCCGGCCAGGATGCGGCGCGCATCAATCTGGTGATTGAAACGGCCGTGAGGCGTGCGCCCGAACAGTATTTCTGGCAGCATCGACGATTCAAAAGCCGGCCCGAGGGGGCACCTCGCATATATTGCTAA
- a CDS encoding PilZ domain-containing protein yields the protein METTEKKEYFSIDLRQHPRLRISAPFACSLSRLGLTKWFSRERQGIGVVFDVSMKGAKVMSETGIKQGDRVAVSLKLPNQVSPMMVEEATVRWERDQTYGLEFINLSAVAEMRLRKFITIASAPSR from the coding sequence ATGGAAACCACTGAGAAGAAGGAGTACTTCTCCATCGACCTTCGGCAGCACCCGCGGTTGCGCATTTCCGCTCCGTTCGCCTGTTCGCTGTCGCGGTTGGGCCTGACCAAATGGTTCAGTCGCGAGCGGCAGGGGATCGGCGTCGTGTTCGACGTCTCGATGAAGGGCGCGAAGGTTATGAGCGAAACGGGGATCAAGCAGGGCGATCGCGTCGCGGTCAGCCTCAAATTGCCGAACCAGGTTTCGCCGATGATGGTCGAGGAAGCGACTGTGCGATGGGAACGGGACCAGACCTACGGCCTCGAGTTCATCAACCTGTCTGCGGTGGCGGAAATGCGCCTGCGGAAGTTCATTACAATCGCGTCGGCGCCGTCCCGCTAG
- a CDS encoding cysteine rich repeat-containing protein, with the protein MREAYLRNMALMFSLIVGSTCGLTGQGVFAADQPASAPAAGGGESSTDEPSGSDGGGRRGEHHPVRKACHDDVKKLCAGVKPGEGRIAQCLKQHAQELSPGCAEQLQSRAKRK; encoded by the coding sequence ATGCGTGAGGCTTATTTGAGGAATATGGCGTTGATGTTCAGCCTGATCGTCGGGAGTACCTGTGGACTGACGGGGCAAGGAGTCTTTGCTGCCGATCAACCGGCTTCGGCGCCTGCTGCAGGAGGGGGAGAGTCCTCGACCGATGAGCCCTCGGGTTCCGACGGTGGGGGGCGCAGAGGGGAGCATCATCCAGTCCGGAAAGCCTGCCATGATGATGTGAAAAAACTCTGTGCCGGCGTGAAACCGGGTGAAGGCCGCATCGCGCAGTGTCTCAAGCAACATGCGCAGGAGTTGTCCCCCGGTTGTGCCGAGCAACTGCAGAGCCGCGCGAAGCGGAAGTAG
- a CDS encoding fatty acid desaturase, whose protein sequence is MSDQPNVAVPAHVVNRIHHKFWTYLLFWSVVAGSALIVPGYGLVYGYSWLDWTMFGILYVISGLGITVGYHRLLTHRSFECPDWVKGALLIAGGWALQNSGPKWVADHLRHHAHCDHAADPYNAQRGFWYSHCGWLLDPVPCTDDRFGSRVTQDRVAMWQHRNYVAIVLAGLALPFVVGYLYAGWQSGLGCFLLAGVGRTFAVLNSTFCINSVCHIWGAQPYGSSDSSRDSWIVSLLTFGEGYHNYHHTYPSDYRNGPLWYNFDPSKWLIYSLYTLGLASSLRTASQGQS, encoded by the coding sequence ATGTCTGATCAGCCCAACGTCGCGGTTCCGGCCCACGTCGTCAACCGCATCCACCATAAGTTTTGGACCTATCTGCTCTTCTGGTCGGTGGTCGCCGGTTCGGCGCTTATCGTGCCGGGCTATGGATTGGTCTACGGCTATTCCTGGCTGGACTGGACGATGTTCGGCATCCTCTACGTCATCAGCGGACTGGGCATTACAGTGGGGTACCATCGCCTCCTCACCCATCGCAGCTTTGAATGCCCGGATTGGGTCAAGGGAGCCCTGCTGATTGCGGGGGGGTGGGCACTCCAGAACTCAGGCCCCAAGTGGGTAGCCGACCATCTCCGTCACCACGCCCATTGCGATCATGCCGCTGACCCCTACAATGCTCAGCGGGGGTTCTGGTACAGCCACTGCGGCTGGTTGCTGGACCCGGTCCCTTGCACGGACGACCGCTTCGGATCCCGGGTCACGCAAGACCGTGTCGCAATGTGGCAACATCGGAATTATGTGGCCATTGTATTGGCCGGTCTGGCGTTACCTTTCGTCGTAGGATATCTCTACGCCGGGTGGCAAAGCGGCCTCGGCTGCTTCCTGTTGGCCGGAGTCGGCCGCACGTTTGCCGTGTTGAACTCGACCTTCTGCATCAATTCGGTCTGCCATATCTGGGGCGCGCAGCCCTACGGTAGCAGTGACTCCAGCCGCGATTCCTGGATCGTGTCCCTGCTTACCTTCGGCGAGGGCTACCACAACTATCATCACACCTACCCCAGCGACTATCGGAATGGGCCGCTCTGGTACAATTTCGACCCCTCCAAATGGCTCATCTACTCCTTGTACACCCTCGGTCTGGCCTCGTCGCTCAGAACGGCTTCGCAGGGCCAGTCGTAA
- the arfB gene encoding aminoacyl-tRNA hydrolase, with translation MLQISTHVAIPDEEIELIAVRSQGPGGQHVNKVSSAIQLRFDISASSLPPFYKEQLLALRDHRISRDGVLVIKAQDSRSQERNRELALMRLQELVRSVAIPRKTRRPTKPTGGSRRQRLESKAKRAKVKDLRRRPESD, from the coding sequence ATGCTGCAGATTTCCACGCACGTCGCCATTCCGGACGAAGAAATTGAATTGATCGCCGTTCGCTCACAGGGGCCTGGGGGGCAACACGTCAATAAGGTGTCGTCTGCGATCCAGCTTCGCTTCGATATTTCTGCCTCATCCTTACCGCCCTTCTACAAAGAGCAGTTGCTGGCGCTGCGGGACCATCGGATTTCACGGGATGGGGTCCTCGTGATCAAGGCGCAGGATTCGAGGAGTCAGGAACGAAACCGCGAACTTGCACTGATGCGTTTGCAGGAGCTGGTCCGCTCGGTGGCGATCCCACGAAAGACGAGACGGCCGACCAAGCCCACCGGCGGTTCTCGCCGGCAACGGTTGGAGTCGAAAGCCAAGCGTGCGAAGGTGAAGGATCTGCGGAGAAGACCGGAATCAGACTAG
- a CDS encoding ABC transporter substrate-binding protein, with translation MRKHSDGLSRAVGVSLVLFLLLTSWLGPTLAEAEDKPADAVQGTLHECLYVLTELSDPSREAQRTWEFEQAIRRHFDYEEMAKRSLSDAWDGLRGAERRQFVKLFLQTLRDDLAEHLKGARSGSVTQVIERADQHEADVAVTLTGEEGEIATKFYLVQSSAGWMVQDLTISGGSLLEQYQGQFTRILKETTLADLMERMRQRTLLVHRLEPVGS, from the coding sequence ATGCGAAAACATTCGGACGGTCTTAGTCGTGCCGTGGGGGTTTCATTGGTTCTCTTCCTTCTCCTGACCTCCTGGCTTGGGCCGACATTGGCCGAAGCGGAGGATAAGCCGGCCGATGCCGTACAGGGAACATTGCACGAGTGTCTGTACGTCTTGACCGAACTGAGCGATCCGAGTCGGGAAGCCCAACGAACTTGGGAATTCGAGCAGGCGATCCGACGGCATTTTGATTACGAGGAAATGGCCAAGCGGTCGCTGAGCGACGCGTGGGATGGGTTGCGTGGGGCGGAGCGGCGCCAGTTCGTGAAACTGTTTCTGCAGACGCTGCGGGATGACCTGGCCGAACATCTGAAGGGGGCCCGTAGCGGTTCCGTCACGCAAGTGATCGAGCGGGCCGATCAGCACGAAGCTGACGTCGCCGTCACGCTGACCGGAGAGGAGGGTGAGATCGCCACGAAGTTTTATTTGGTACAGAGCTCGGCCGGCTGGATGGTTCAAGACCTGACGATTAGTGGTGGGAGTCTGCTGGAACAGTACCAAGGGCAGTTCACCCGCATCCTGAAAGAAACCACACTGGCCGATCTGATGGAGCGGATGAGGCAACGGACCTTGCTCGTTCACCGGCTTGAGCCGGTCGGATCCTGA